In the Danaus plexippus chromosome 4, MEX_DaPlex, whole genome shotgun sequence genome, one interval contains:
- the LOC116768327 gene encoding leucine-rich PPR motif-containing protein, mitochondrial: MSSLLRSTKFVRYFTGAARTLILNSAKTAESNLLLNSKALSAANNVLLRDYATKKSESLEPLLQRLDSEVRRYGRITKRDIDEVFDEIRAKQDITSSQSLLVIRCCGELVPEELPQQRTLLVQKIWNVLTERGIPMDVSHYNALLRVYIENEHPFSPAQFLDEMEKKGLQPNRVTYQRLMWRYCQEGDVEGATKVLEKMRELNMPVSEPVLNALVMGHAFHGDTDGAKAVLETMAGAGLQPSNRTYALLACGYAKQGDIANVENIISTAKDKEMMLADKDLLDIIEHLALSGHEDKIEQIFPHMHKGLGYNQEVCNLIFKLLNSGLDSTAKKVMKTMPKTSNTDDTLFKGAFYIKHLLKLNRSIDSIVETCRDLQNEELIPNALYIATESSLTQGKCELAQRLFAEMEKDGVEIRPHYYWPLLVQKGKENDEEGLLHILREMSSKGIAVSGETLRDYIIPYLMQNDIPQNVIVKLQIANVPVIHSARQVMIDLLESGKLDKAAEIALSYRLRGQYSLITRPLINCLIRTKDVESFVKLLHVASSPQTQEDVSNDDRPSDDNSNVSEVGRILKTAVKNTARNDLAEDILSQALSKGLRIDTSSAEEIQRFLGDRMTTKISELLSKLTSSSLELAPLEFVKRNQGPRSAAQLEQLLEQLKAKEGKNVNRLQKQVITEYIKENNVEKVSSIVEDLKKSPDFEINLSTLAKLFEFYCDNDMIEKAMEVKSQIAAKDKEFQLNKYKLVLMANALVRANRIYEAIQFLNDNKGSENPDTVSFVLKSKIWQMLNNLAEQKDIEKVKLMTKTLLENNYVEPSNVILGPSIKVHLLNDDLEGSLTEFERCCKQYRSTPWKGELMKTLILKEDATKLQWLADISTQIHGEVNILHDLVLAFVECGRLRQARRILETPGLHTRQKRLQDACQRYVEEGKFEYLEGLLEATKELSHIDRSNIFYQLLVTYCKADETDKALGLWTLLQEEGEIPSEKFLTHLGSHLISKNREVPFVMPENKMQNQKPKVNVLKENETKKDQDVKEASQTAKQTITTKIEQLTKEEKLSSATDLAVKSMEDGVFPKSNTLKFLLRKLADEGEVERIKALGKYLGETKRRKVTYDDKLTLGIFKQGGGSAHMESVLNAVNSAANDNEIEAALKSFPRSNALANCITNEEILSKCNNVVEIVASKGYPLPANLLWMEYLLAGKDKEADALWNKCLQNSGSIVFRRLLQEAHVRKDPQLILKMIKKLESNNNISATSVGNAYSRLINLYLTDNNISEAKKTLEMALNNGLQLDHINQSSLRKLKNTMESSGQKFEYSI; the protein is encoded by the exons tgTCCTGTTGAGAGATTATGCAACAAAAAAGAGTGAAAGTCTAGAGCCGTTGCTCCAGAGATTGGATTCAGAAGTGAGAAGATATGGAAGGATCACTAAAAGGGATATTGATGAAGTGTTTGATGAAATACGAGCTAAGCAAGATATAACAAGTTCACAGTCATTATTAGTTATCAGATGCTGCG gagAACTCGTGCCAGAAGAGCTGCCTCAACAGAGGACCCTTCTAGTTCAAAAGATATGGAATGTTCTAACAGAGAGAGGTATACCCATGGATGTATCACACTACAATGCATTACTACgtgtttatattgaaaatgagCACCCATTTTCACCAGCTCAGTTTCTAGATGAAATGGAGAAGAAAGGCCTACAACCAAATAG GGTAACGTATCAGAGACTCATGTGGCGCTATTGTCAAGAAGGTGATGTAGAAGGTGCTACAAAAGTTCTAGAAAAGATGAGAGAATTGAACATGCCAGTATCGGAACCGGTACTAAATGCTTTGGTTATGGGTCATGCATTCCATGGTGACACTGATGGCGCTAAAGCGGTATTGGAAACCATGGCTGGAGCTGGTCTCCAACCTTCCAATAGAACCTATGCTCTATTGGCATGTGGTTATGCCAAACAGGGCGATATTGCCAATGTGGAGAACATCATTAGTACTGCAAAGGATAAAGAAATGATGTTAGCTGATAAA gACTTGTTAGATATAATAGAACATCTAGCGCTCAGTGGTCATGAGGATAAAATTGAACAGATATTCCCACATATGCACAAAGGTCTGGGCTACAACCAGGAAGTTTGTAACCTTATCTTCAAGTTACTGAACAGTGGTTTAGACAGCACAGCcaaaaaagttatgaaaacTATGCCAAAGACAAGCAATACAGATGACACACTTTTTAAGGGAGCTTTctacataaaacatttgttaaaaCTGAACAGATCAATTGATTCCATAGTTGAAACTTGTAGAGATCTGCAGAATGAAGAACTAATACCTAATGCTTTATACATAGCTACTGAATCCTCACTGACGCAGGGTAAATGTGAGTTGGCTCAGAGACTCTTTGCTGAGATGGAAAAAGATGGCGTTGAAATAAGACCGCATTACTATTGGCCACTTTTGGTACAAAAGGGTAAAGAAAATGATGAAGAAGGACTCCTTCACATATTACGTGAAATGAGCTCCAAAGGCATTGCAGTTTCCGGAGAGACCTTAAGAGATTACATTATACCATATCTTATGCAAAACGATATCCCCCAAAACGTTATAGTCAAACTCCAAATAGCGAATGTACCCGTCATTCATAGCGCAAGGCAGGTTATGATCGACTTGCTAGAATCAGGGAAACTAGACAAAGCCGCGGAAATTGCGCTGAGTTATCGGCTAAGAGGTCAATACTCGCTAATCACACGTCCACTCATTAATTGTTTGATTAGAACGAAGGATGTGGAATCGTTTGTTAAACTCCTTCACGTTGCTAGCAGTCCTCAAACACAGGAAGACGTATCTAATGATGATAGACCGAGTGATGACAATAGTAATGTAAGTGAAGTCGGGCGCATTCTTAAAACAGCTGTCAAAAATACGGCCAGAAATGATTTGGCAGAGGATATTCTAAGCCAAGCCTTGTCCAAAGGACTGAGGATTGATACGTCATCAGCTGAAGAGATCCAGAGATTTCTTGGTGATAGGATGACAACTAAGATATCTGAATTACTCTCAAAACTAACGTCTTCGAGTCTGGAATTAGCACCTTTGGAATTTGTCAAACGCAATCAAGGACCGCGTAGTGCTGCTCAGCTGGAGCAGTTGTTGGAACAATTGAAAGCCAAGGAAGGGAAAAACGTCAATCGCTTACAAAAACAAGTTATCACAGAGTACATAAAGGAAAATAACGTCGAAAAAGTTTCTAGCATAGTTGAAGATTTGAAAAAATCACCTGATTTCGAGATAAATTTGTCGACTTTggcaaaattatttgaattttactgCGACAATGATATGATCGAAAAAGCCATGGAAGTGAAATCTCAGATTGCGGCTAAGGACAAGGAATttcaattgaataaatataaattggtaCTGATGGCGAACGCTTTGGTCAGGGCGAATAGAATCTATGAGGCTATCCAGTTTCTGAATGATAATAAAGGTTCTGAAAATCCAGATACCGTATCATTcgtattaaaatctaaaatctGGCAGATGTTGAACAATTTGGCCGAGCAAAAGGACATAGAAAAA GTGAAGCTAATGACGAAAACTCTACTCGAAAACAATTACGTCGAGCCCAGCAACGTTATTTTAGGGCCAAGTATTAAAGTGCATTTGTTGAATGATGACCTCGAGGGTTCGCTCACAGAGTTCGAGCGTTGTTGCAAACAATACAGAAGTACCCCGTGGAAGGGTGAACTGATGAAAACTCTTATATTGAAAGAAGATGCGACCAAATTACAGTGGCTCGCTGATATAAGCACTcag ATTCATGGCGAAGTTAATATCTTGCATGATTTAGTGTTAGCGTTCGTTGAATGTGGTCGGCTCAGACAAGCGAGACGTATCCTTGAAACACCCGGCTTGCACACACGACAAAAAAGATTACAAGATGCCTGCCAGAGATATGTTGAG gaAGGAAAATTCGAATACTTGGAAGGATTACTTGAAGCTACAAAGGAATTGTCCCATATTGACCGATCGAACATTTTCTATCAGCTGTTAGTAACATATTGTAAAGCGGATGAAACAGATAAGGCGTTGGGACTTTGGACTCTATTGCAAGAAGAAGGTGAAATTCCCAGCGAGAAATTCCTTACACACCTTGGAAGTCATCTGATATCCAAAAACAGAGAAGTGCCATTTGTCATGCCAGAGAACAAAATGCAAAATCAAAAACCAAAGGTCAACGTcctaaaagaaaatgaaactaaaaaggATCAAGATGTCAAAGAAGCTTCACAGACAGCCAAACAAACAATAACGACTAAAATTGAACAATTAACAAAAGAAGAAAAACTATCATCAGCTACAGATCTCGCTGTCAAATCCATGGAAGACGGTGTTTTCCCAAAATCAAACACACTCAAATTCCTGTTAAGAAAATTGGCCGATGAGGGGGAAGTGGAAAGAATTAAGGCCTTAGGGAAATATTTAGGTGAAACGAAACGCCGCAAAGTTACCTACGATGATAAACTCACATTAGGGATATTCAAGCAGGGAGGCGGCTCAGCTCACATGGAGAGTGTCTTGAATGCTGTGAACTCTGCGGCAAACGATAATGAAATTGAAGCCGCCCTCAAATCCTTCCCGAGAAGCAACGCTTTGGCTAACTGCATCACAAATGAGGAAATTCTATCTAAAT GCAATAATGTCGTCGAAATCGTTGCATCCAAAGGATATCCATTACCTGCTAATCTATTGTGGATGGAATATCTATTGGCCGGTAAAGATAAAGAAGCAGACGCTCTATGGAACAAATGTCTGCAGAACAGTGGCTCTATTGTGTTCAGAAGACTCCTCCAAGAGGCACACGTCCGTAAAGATCCGCAGCTGAtactcaaaatgataaaaaaattggaatccaataacaatatttcagCGACTTCAGTGGGAAACGCTTATTCTagattgataaatttatacctAACCGATAATAACATCAGCGAAGCTAAGAAGACTCTAGAAATGGCTTTGAACAATGGTTTACAATTGGATCACATAAATCAATCAAGTTTACGTAAATTAAAGAATACGATGGAAAGTTCTGGACAAAAATTCGagtattctatataa
- the LOC116768824 gene encoding uncharacterized protein LOC116768824, with product MFYPVESLRRGGRFYLCWVADSWPLRFATITHRQLWSQDIRQICNDLLEVMKNESGRPTNRFSLRLSSQLLRGLVRLYQRKVTVFVGDLCMINAHVMKTTHKKSIYETSEHVAKRPELPRLVFELQPDEEALEEKIQNSGNMVAHVEDITLKEPTLPENRILLDDGFGELNPDQPLQIFGERSIEMMLFQDNPAQQSVLDLPLDFSTDKSHDKSRLVQHEAQMERLPEHDVSVFGKSMAEAMYIGDFDKEIPEIPDLPHPDPHTDKTKLGIDNVKEKEVIKRSKKSRRETDEIVLEELKEEPRTKRRKLRNKLIIDKKIKLTSDYLRSRIDNIHVELRCEDSKDIINLLPTAPVLLSRPTREVGRRLTERYLRRTERTQEAVLHNEQRFPMRTTTHNIDEEAQDVDKSAGDQLLRDVSKEMDVTHTNVQEAPEILIYQPTDVAELPTPEIPEMSRAEKRVSEEQRTPKKRRSGYITYRETRRTTALPSAEANNENVPGSVQKSRLTALLHREGLADSDEQGNVEMRKTNSYTSETPLGSLDRTKVSLGESEKTTDSKRFIREEWGTQGTMHKIYKCIKSGLKPVNVDLLISSGPLISGHRRVIVARCFNSILKLKQHGFIRIYKDAETYEIKDITLGSKIVRA from the exons atgttttatccaGTAGAGTCATTACGAAGAGGTGGaagattttatttgtgttgGGTTGCAGACTCATGGCCATTGCGTTTTGCTACAATAACTCACCGTCAGCTTTGGTCGCAGGACATACGACAAATATG caatGACTTGCTTGAAGTTATGAAAAATGAGTCCGGTCGACCCACGAATAGATTTTCGCTACGACTCAGTTCGCAACTCTTGCGTGGTCTTGTTCGACTTTATCAAAGGAAAGTTACCGTGTTTGTTG gAGATCTTTGCATGATAAATGCTCATGTAATGAAAACTACTCACAAAAA ATCTATATATGAGACAAGTGAACACGTCGCCAAAAGACCTGAGTTGCCTCGTCTTGTTTTCGAGCTTCAGCCCGACGAGGAAGCTTTGGAAGAAAAAATTCAG aacagCGGAAATATGGTGGCTCATGTAGAAGACATAACTTTAAAAGAGCCAACGCTGCctgaaaatagaattttattagat GATGGTTTCGGCGAACTCAATCCTGATCAACCATTACAAATCTTTGGAGAAAGGAGTATCGAGATGATGTTGTTTCAAGACAATCCCGCGCAGCAGAGCGTCCTAGACTTGCCGCTCGACTTCTCCACCGACAAGTCGCACGACAAATCCAGACTCGTCCAACACGAAGCACAGATGGAGAGACTGCCTGAACACGACGTGTCTGTGTTTGGTAAAT CTATGGCGGAAGCGATGTATATTGGAGACTTCGATAAAG AAATCCCTGAAATCCCCGACCTTCCGCATCCCGATCCTCACACAGATAA AACAAAACTTGGAATAGATAACGTCAAAGAAAAGGAAGTTATTAAACGAAGTAAGAAGTCAAGGCGTGAGACTGACGAAATAGTTCTGGag gAACTGAAAGAAGAGCCCAGGACGAAGAGACGTAAACTAAgaaacaaacttataattgACAAGAAAATTAAACTCACGTCAGATTATTTACGTTCACGAATCGATAATATTCACGTTGAACTACGTTGTGAG GATTCTAAGGATATTATCAATCTGTTACCAACGGCCCCCGTATTGTTATCCAGACCGACGAGAGAAGTCGGACGGAGGCTCACAGAACGTTACTTGAGAAGAACAGAACGAACACAG GAAGCCGTTCTTCACAACGAACAACGCTTTCCGATGAGGACCACAACACATAATATAGACGAAGAGGCGCAGGATGTTGATAAATCCGCGGGAGACCAGTTACTGCGAGACGTGTCCAAGGAAATGGATGTGACACACACAAACGTACAGGAAGCAccggaaatattaatataccaaCCGACAGATGTCGCTGAGTTACCCACTCCAGAGATACCAGAAATGTCGAGAGCAGAAAAACGAGTCAGTGAGGAACAGAGAACG CCAAAGAAACGTCGAAGCGGATATATCACTTATCGTGAAACTCGGCGAACGACCGCCTTACCGTCGGCTG aAGCAAACAATGAAAATGTACCCGGCTCAGTACAGAAAAGTCGGCTGACGGCGCTCTTGCATAGAGAAGGGCTCGCTGATTCTGATGAACAAGGGAACGTGGAAATGAGAAAAACAAACAGTTATACATCAGAGACACCACTCGGCAGCTTGGACAGGACGAAGGTGTCACTCGGAGAATCAGAGAAGACCACGGACTCCAAGAGATTTATACG AGAGGAATGGGGCACTCAAGGAACGATgcataagatttataaatgtataaaatccGGCCTGAAACCAGTTAACGTTGACCTACTTATATCTTCCGGACCCTTGATATCGGGTCACAGGCGGGTCATAGTCGCTAGGTGCTTCAATTCTATACTCA aattaaaacaacatggttttataagaatttataaagatgCTGAAACATATGAGATAAAAGATATTACTCTGGGCAGTAAAATAGTACGAGCTTAA
- the LOC116768358 gene encoding uncharacterized protein LOC116768358 isoform X2 has translation MGDKINSEYFVPGAAAFNYNNVTGGADSASGGSGGSGMECLQLRSPPGPAFHYLISEQAKSLVALQNEVGALLEFRDLVIETFPNLRSKMAPSTPASGTRRDWEPGVRVRRKLAAGGGEPRTKPQPSVQDSGFSTETSCKDAHSAAAARPRPLEDELWALLDVIQRKGVRLRDEAELLRGELDEKHSETAEESFARALSTSDCTDVVRLRSERDALLAHAARLEAEAEAGAGTTSPLCTPLGRLDRALATPARTPRVTTPDSKKFAAILQESNPVELRRHLLISTVQNQVFSDQLRRASSQRTALLDQLKLVGDENEDLKFRLEEKCIELEGARARVRQLEAQGVSNADRSSMRDLQPVVLPDEPGLSETPRQRPSRIPRHKAAAPRPPTGGGTGSASGGTGVSRPPSSHSVRSSRSATSCRSRQPSSGGPAPLGSRKDKSSVPVRRSPSHDPKTLWTESARASLVLEYVARTERLATLAPRLATLAPRLTTLAPPLSTPVPHLATRAPLPGPPLPRTRPLPAELELDYRLAYTPPQNLALELTRSILYENADSIEIKLKSLNEDSLWNGKPQRYFESMNYGDDDPKDFEDDSLA, from the exons ACGGGAGGCGCGGACAGTGCCAGCGGCGGCTCAGGCGGGTCTGGTATGGAGTGCCTCCAGCTACGATCACCTCCAGGACCAGCCTTCCACTACCTCATCTCGGAGCAGGCTAAGTCTCTCGTCGCCTTACAG AATGAGGTCGGGGCCCTGTTGGAGTTCCGTGATCTCGTCATCGAGACGTTCCCTAACCTTCGGTCCAAGATGGCGCCGTCGACGCCGGCCAGTGGTACCCGCCGGGACTGGGAGCCAGGGGTCCGTGTGCGACGGAAACTTGCCGCCGGGGGAGGAGAACCCAGGACCAAGCCCCAACCCTCCGTACAGGACTCGGGCTTCAGCACAGAGACCTCCTGCAAGGACGCGCACTCGGCGGCCGCGGCCCGCCCGCGACCGCTCGAAGACGAACTCTGGGCCTTACTCGATGTGATACAACGCAAAGGCGTCAGGTTGAGAGACGAAGCGGAACTGTTGAGAGGGGAACTGGATGAAAAGCATTCGGAGACGGCCGAGGAATCCTTTGCCAGAGCGCTGTCTACCAGCGACTGTACGGATGTCGTGCGGCTGCGGAGCGAGCGGGACGCTCTATTGGCACACGCTGCGCGTTTAGAAGCTGAGGCGGAAGCGGGAGCGGGAACGACAAGTCCACTGTGCACTCCCCTAGGCCGCCTGGATCGAGCTCTGGCCACGCCCGCTCGCACGCCGCGTGTGACCACACCCGACTCAAAGAAGTTTGCAGCGATTCTCCAAGAGAGCAATCCCGTAGAACTTCGCCGTCATCTTCTCATATCTACGGTACAGAATCAG GTGTTCAGTGACCAATTAAGGCGCGCCTCCTCGCAGCGGACCGCTCTACTAGATCAATTGAAACTAGTCGGAGATGAGAACGAGGACCTCAAATTTAGG CTCGAGGAGAAATGTATCGAACTGGAGGGAGCCCGGGCCCGGGTCCGCCAGCTGGAGGCTCAGGGCGTTAGTAATGCTGATAGAAGCAGCATGAGAGACTTGCAGCCCGTGGTGCTGCCAGACGAGCCGGGGCTGTCCGAGACCCCCCGGCAGCGGCCGAGTCGCATCCCGCGTCATAAAGCCGCGGCCCCCAGGCCCCCCACCGGCGGGGGGACCGGCTCTGCCAGTGGGGGTACCGGGGTGTCCCGTCCGCCGTCCTCTCACTCGGTCCGCTCGAGCCGCTCGGCGACCTCGTGCCGTAGCCGCCAGCCGTCGTCCGGGGGTCCCGCCCCGCTCGGATCCCGCAAAGACAAATCTTCAGTCCCCGTACGCCGCTCGCCCTCTCACGACCCCAAG ACGCTGTGGACGGAAAGTGCGCGGGCGTCGCTAGTGTTGGAGTACGTGGCTCGGACCGAGCGGCTCGCCACATTGGCGCCTCGCCTCGCCACATTGGCGCCACGCCTCACCACACTGGCGCCTCCACTCTCCACCCCGGTTCCACATCTCGCCACTCGGGCTCCTCTACCCGGGCCCCCTCTGCCCCGCACGAGGCCCCTTCCAGCCGAACTCGAACTCGACTACCGCCTGGCCTACACCCCGCCTCAGAATCTAGCACTGGAACTCACCAGGTCCATCCTGTACGAGAACGCGGACTCCATAGAGATCAAACTCAAGTCACTCAACGAAGATTCGCTGTGGAACGGAAAACCACAGAGATACTTCGAGAGCATGAACTACGGTGACGACGATCCCAAAGACTTTGAGGACGATTCCTTAGCTTGA
- the LOC116768358 gene encoding uncharacterized protein LOC116768358 isoform X1: MGDKINSEYFVPGAAAFNYNNVTGGADSASGGSGGSGMECLQLRSPPGPAFHYLISEQAKSLVALQELQNEVGALLEFRDLVIETFPNLRSKMAPSTPASGTRRDWEPGVRVRRKLAAGGGEPRTKPQPSVQDSGFSTETSCKDAHSAAAARPRPLEDELWALLDVIQRKGVRLRDEAELLRGELDEKHSETAEESFARALSTSDCTDVVRLRSERDALLAHAARLEAEAEAGAGTTSPLCTPLGRLDRALATPARTPRVTTPDSKKFAAILQESNPVELRRHLLISTVQNQVFSDQLRRASSQRTALLDQLKLVGDENEDLKFRLEEKCIELEGARARVRQLEAQGVSNADRSSMRDLQPVVLPDEPGLSETPRQRPSRIPRHKAAAPRPPTGGGTGSASGGTGVSRPPSSHSVRSSRSATSCRSRQPSSGGPAPLGSRKDKSSVPVRRSPSHDPKTLWTESARASLVLEYVARTERLATLAPRLATLAPRLTTLAPPLSTPVPHLATRAPLPGPPLPRTRPLPAELELDYRLAYTPPQNLALELTRSILYENADSIEIKLKSLNEDSLWNGKPQRYFESMNYGDDDPKDFEDDSLA; encoded by the exons ACGGGAGGCGCGGACAGTGCCAGCGGCGGCTCAGGCGGGTCTGGTATGGAGTGCCTCCAGCTACGATCACCTCCAGGACCAGCCTTCCACTACCTCATCTCGGAGCAGGCTAAGTCTCTCGTCGCCTTACAG GAACTCCAGAATGAGGTCGGGGCCCTGTTGGAGTTCCGTGATCTCGTCATCGAGACGTTCCCTAACCTTCGGTCCAAGATGGCGCCGTCGACGCCGGCCAGTGGTACCCGCCGGGACTGGGAGCCAGGGGTCCGTGTGCGACGGAAACTTGCCGCCGGGGGAGGAGAACCCAGGACCAAGCCCCAACCCTCCGTACAGGACTCGGGCTTCAGCACAGAGACCTCCTGCAAGGACGCGCACTCGGCGGCCGCGGCCCGCCCGCGACCGCTCGAAGACGAACTCTGGGCCTTACTCGATGTGATACAACGCAAAGGCGTCAGGTTGAGAGACGAAGCGGAACTGTTGAGAGGGGAACTGGATGAAAAGCATTCGGAGACGGCCGAGGAATCCTTTGCCAGAGCGCTGTCTACCAGCGACTGTACGGATGTCGTGCGGCTGCGGAGCGAGCGGGACGCTCTATTGGCACACGCTGCGCGTTTAGAAGCTGAGGCGGAAGCGGGAGCGGGAACGACAAGTCCACTGTGCACTCCCCTAGGCCGCCTGGATCGAGCTCTGGCCACGCCCGCTCGCACGCCGCGTGTGACCACACCCGACTCAAAGAAGTTTGCAGCGATTCTCCAAGAGAGCAATCCCGTAGAACTTCGCCGTCATCTTCTCATATCTACGGTACAGAATCAG GTGTTCAGTGACCAATTAAGGCGCGCCTCCTCGCAGCGGACCGCTCTACTAGATCAATTGAAACTAGTCGGAGATGAGAACGAGGACCTCAAATTTAGG CTCGAGGAGAAATGTATCGAACTGGAGGGAGCCCGGGCCCGGGTCCGCCAGCTGGAGGCTCAGGGCGTTAGTAATGCTGATAGAAGCAGCATGAGAGACTTGCAGCCCGTGGTGCTGCCAGACGAGCCGGGGCTGTCCGAGACCCCCCGGCAGCGGCCGAGTCGCATCCCGCGTCATAAAGCCGCGGCCCCCAGGCCCCCCACCGGCGGGGGGACCGGCTCTGCCAGTGGGGGTACCGGGGTGTCCCGTCCGCCGTCCTCTCACTCGGTCCGCTCGAGCCGCTCGGCGACCTCGTGCCGTAGCCGCCAGCCGTCGTCCGGGGGTCCCGCCCCGCTCGGATCCCGCAAAGACAAATCTTCAGTCCCCGTACGCCGCTCGCCCTCTCACGACCCCAAG ACGCTGTGGACGGAAAGTGCGCGGGCGTCGCTAGTGTTGGAGTACGTGGCTCGGACCGAGCGGCTCGCCACATTGGCGCCTCGCCTCGCCACATTGGCGCCACGCCTCACCACACTGGCGCCTCCACTCTCCACCCCGGTTCCACATCTCGCCACTCGGGCTCCTCTACCCGGGCCCCCTCTGCCCCGCACGAGGCCCCTTCCAGCCGAACTCGAACTCGACTACCGCCTGGCCTACACCCCGCCTCAGAATCTAGCACTGGAACTCACCAGGTCCATCCTGTACGAGAACGCGGACTCCATAGAGATCAAACTCAAGTCACTCAACGAAGATTCGCTGTGGAACGGAAAACCACAGAGATACTTCGAGAGCATGAACTACGGTGACGACGATCCCAAAGACTTTGAGGACGATTCCTTAGCTTGA
- the LOC116768358 gene encoding uncharacterized protein LOC116768358 isoform X3: MECLQLRSPPGPAFHYLISEQAKSLVALQELQNEVGALLEFRDLVIETFPNLRSKMAPSTPASGTRRDWEPGVRVRRKLAAGGGEPRTKPQPSVQDSGFSTETSCKDAHSAAAARPRPLEDELWALLDVIQRKGVRLRDEAELLRGELDEKHSETAEESFARALSTSDCTDVVRLRSERDALLAHAARLEAEAEAGAGTTSPLCTPLGRLDRALATPARTPRVTTPDSKKFAAILQESNPVELRRHLLISTVQNQVFSDQLRRASSQRTALLDQLKLVGDENEDLKFRLEEKCIELEGARARVRQLEAQGVSNADRSSMRDLQPVVLPDEPGLSETPRQRPSRIPRHKAAAPRPPTGGGTGSASGGTGVSRPPSSHSVRSSRSATSCRSRQPSSGGPAPLGSRKDKSSVPVRRSPSHDPKTLWTESARASLVLEYVARTERLATLAPRLATLAPRLTTLAPPLSTPVPHLATRAPLPGPPLPRTRPLPAELELDYRLAYTPPQNLALELTRSILYENADSIEIKLKSLNEDSLWNGKPQRYFESMNYGDDDPKDFEDDSLA, from the exons ATGGAGTGCCTCCAGCTACGATCACCTCCAGGACCAGCCTTCCACTACCTCATCTCGGAGCAGGCTAAGTCTCTCGTCGCCTTACAG GAACTCCAGAATGAGGTCGGGGCCCTGTTGGAGTTCCGTGATCTCGTCATCGAGACGTTCCCTAACCTTCGGTCCAAGATGGCGCCGTCGACGCCGGCCAGTGGTACCCGCCGGGACTGGGAGCCAGGGGTCCGTGTGCGACGGAAACTTGCCGCCGGGGGAGGAGAACCCAGGACCAAGCCCCAACCCTCCGTACAGGACTCGGGCTTCAGCACAGAGACCTCCTGCAAGGACGCGCACTCGGCGGCCGCGGCCCGCCCGCGACCGCTCGAAGACGAACTCTGGGCCTTACTCGATGTGATACAACGCAAAGGCGTCAGGTTGAGAGACGAAGCGGAACTGTTGAGAGGGGAACTGGATGAAAAGCATTCGGAGACGGCCGAGGAATCCTTTGCCAGAGCGCTGTCTACCAGCGACTGTACGGATGTCGTGCGGCTGCGGAGCGAGCGGGACGCTCTATTGGCACACGCTGCGCGTTTAGAAGCTGAGGCGGAAGCGGGAGCGGGAACGACAAGTCCACTGTGCACTCCCCTAGGCCGCCTGGATCGAGCTCTGGCCACGCCCGCTCGCACGCCGCGTGTGACCACACCCGACTCAAAGAAGTTTGCAGCGATTCTCCAAGAGAGCAATCCCGTAGAACTTCGCCGTCATCTTCTCATATCTACGGTACAGAATCAG GTGTTCAGTGACCAATTAAGGCGCGCCTCCTCGCAGCGGACCGCTCTACTAGATCAATTGAAACTAGTCGGAGATGAGAACGAGGACCTCAAATTTAGG CTCGAGGAGAAATGTATCGAACTGGAGGGAGCCCGGGCCCGGGTCCGCCAGCTGGAGGCTCAGGGCGTTAGTAATGCTGATAGAAGCAGCATGAGAGACTTGCAGCCCGTGGTGCTGCCAGACGAGCCGGGGCTGTCCGAGACCCCCCGGCAGCGGCCGAGTCGCATCCCGCGTCATAAAGCCGCGGCCCCCAGGCCCCCCACCGGCGGGGGGACCGGCTCTGCCAGTGGGGGTACCGGGGTGTCCCGTCCGCCGTCCTCTCACTCGGTCCGCTCGAGCCGCTCGGCGACCTCGTGCCGTAGCCGCCAGCCGTCGTCCGGGGGTCCCGCCCCGCTCGGATCCCGCAAAGACAAATCTTCAGTCCCCGTACGCCGCTCGCCCTCTCACGACCCCAAG ACGCTGTGGACGGAAAGTGCGCGGGCGTCGCTAGTGTTGGAGTACGTGGCTCGGACCGAGCGGCTCGCCACATTGGCGCCTCGCCTCGCCACATTGGCGCCACGCCTCACCACACTGGCGCCTCCACTCTCCACCCCGGTTCCACATCTCGCCACTCGGGCTCCTCTACCCGGGCCCCCTCTGCCCCGCACGAGGCCCCTTCCAGCCGAACTCGAACTCGACTACCGCCTGGCCTACACCCCGCCTCAGAATCTAGCACTGGAACTCACCAGGTCCATCCTGTACGAGAACGCGGACTCCATAGAGATCAAACTCAAGTCACTCAACGAAGATTCGCTGTGGAACGGAAAACCACAGAGATACTTCGAGAGCATGAACTACGGTGACGACGATCCCAAAGACTTTGAGGACGATTCCTTAGCTTGA